A region from the Sulfurospirillum oryzae genome encodes:
- the trmB gene encoding tRNA (guanosine(46)-N7)-methyltransferase TrmB, with protein sequence MPNFHTQTLKPLSYPCTYKETTFSYEARSKRGNKLVMASMQGEQLLIRIHQKEDGGLLVKGDKVTRPTQASFLQKVLMDFRDASEAKEIFSNIEPKKFLHVKHSPYLKEIEFFANQFDVNREIWVEIGFGSGRHLLHQAKKHPHIQFIGLEIHKPSIEQVLKQCELQNIENILVVDYDARLFMEFLPSNVVGRIFVHFPVPWDKKPHRRVFSAAFIEEALRVLHVKGTLELRTDSPLYFEFAFSQMMQLSHANVQVKKNADLEITSKYEDRWRKMEKDIYDVTLTNEIASLPIPKLGTLRFDEQVDFAKIRDAFKDDLLRGDGFFVHFEELFEIDDKSGLIRLSFGANERNEKCYIQIQEGKVSYLPATILATKNNSAAHTLIKEWFHGICD encoded by the coding sequence ATGCCAAATTTTCATACGCAAACGCTAAAACCTTTAAGCTACCCTTGCACGTATAAAGAGACTACATTTAGCTATGAAGCCCGCTCAAAGCGAGGCAACAAGCTGGTGATGGCTTCTATGCAAGGGGAGCAACTTTTAATTCGCATTCACCAAAAAGAAGATGGAGGACTCCTTGTCAAAGGCGACAAAGTCACACGTCCAACGCAAGCCTCTTTCTTACAAAAAGTCTTAATGGACTTTAGAGATGCGAGCGAAGCCAAAGAGATTTTTTCCAATATTGAACCTAAAAAATTTTTACATGTAAAGCATTCACCTTATCTCAAAGAGATTGAATTTTTTGCAAATCAGTTTGACGTGAATCGTGAAATTTGGGTAGAGATTGGCTTTGGCAGTGGAAGACATCTTTTGCATCAAGCTAAAAAACATCCTCATATTCAGTTTATTGGACTTGAGATTCATAAGCCATCCATTGAGCAAGTCTTGAAACAGTGTGAGCTTCAAAATATCGAAAATATTCTTGTTGTTGATTATGATGCGCGTCTTTTTATGGAGTTTTTACCCTCTAACGTTGTTGGGCGAATCTTTGTTCATTTCCCCGTACCTTGGGATAAAAAACCGCACCGCCGTGTCTTCTCGGCTGCTTTTATTGAAGAGGCTCTTCGGGTTTTACATGTAAAGGGTACGTTAGAGCTTAGAACGGACAGCCCCCTTTACTTTGAGTTCGCATTTTCTCAAATGATGCAGCTTTCTCATGCCAATGTGCAGGTAAAGAAAAACGCTGATTTGGAGATTACAAGTAAGTATGAAGATCGTTGGCGCAAAATGGAAAAAGACATTTACGATGTTACGCTCACCAATGAAATAGCTTCTTTGCCTATTCCAAAACTAGGAACATTACGTTTTGATGAACAGGTCGATTTTGCAAAAATTAGAGATGCCTTTAAAGATGACCTTTTACGAGGCGATGGCTTTTTTGTGCATTTTGAAGAGCTGTTTGAAATTGACGATAAAAGCGGACTCATTCGCCTCTCTTTTGGCGCCAATGAGCGTAATGAAAAGTGTTATATACAGATTCAAGAGGGCAAGGTTTCTTACCTTCCTGCGACAATTTTAGCGACGAAAAACAACAGTGCGGCGCATACATTAATTAAAGAGTGGTTTCATGGAATATGTGATTAA
- the pyrH gene encoding UMP kinase, which translates to MEKRKRVLVKFSGEALSGNNGFGIDTSILKFIADEIKSLVIHDIEVGIVIGGGNIIRGVSAAKDGIIKRTSGDYMGMMATVINSIAMQEALEHTGMEVRVQSAIKMEAICETFIVRRAQRHFEKGRIVIFAAGTGNPFFTTDTAATLRAIEIGADMIIKATKVDGVYDKDPNKFLDAQKLRELTYDRAMDDNIKVMDDTSIALAKDNNLPIVVCNMFEKGNLLKIIEGNLESCSIVRNK; encoded by the coding sequence ATGGAGAAGAGAAAAAGGGTTTTAGTTAAGTTCTCTGGTGAGGCACTCTCAGGCAATAATGGTTTTGGAATCGATACATCTATCTTAAAATTTATTGCTGATGAGATTAAATCATTGGTTATTCATGACATTGAAGTGGGTATTGTTATCGGTGGTGGCAATATCATTCGAGGAGTAAGTGCCGCAAAAGACGGTATTATCAAACGTACCAGTGGCGATTATATGGGAATGATGGCAACCGTGATTAACAGTATTGCCATGCAAGAAGCATTGGAACACACGGGAATGGAAGTGCGCGTACAAAGTGCTATCAAGATGGAAGCCATTTGTGAGACGTTTATTGTAAGACGAGCGCAACGTCACTTTGAGAAAGGACGTATTGTTATTTTTGCAGCAGGCACTGGCAATCCTTTCTTTACAACTGATACAGCTGCAACGCTTCGTGCGATTGAAATTGGCGCAGATATGATTATCAAAGCGACCAAAGTCGATGGTGTGTACGATAAAGATCCTAATAAATTCTTAGACGCACAAAAGTTGAGAGAATTGACGTATGATAGAGCTATGGATGACAATATTAAAGTAATGGATGATACTTCAATTGCCCTTGCTAAAGATAACAATCTCCCCATCGTTGTATGCAATATGTTTGAAAAAGGGAATTTACTTAAAATTATTGAGGGTAACTTAGAGAGTTGCTCTATCGTTAGAAATAAATAA
- a CDS encoding fibronectin type III domain-containing protein has protein sequence MKKLLLITSLMALSLVIGGCTKTVETPKEPVVDTSLPHIEGIRTLPGATEVGFEWTPIYSAQIEGYYLYRMEGNSMKKIATIKDRYVSHYVDTKLRPNSTYSYQMSTYSAEKHESALSSMASVTTTALVANTPTTGAIDSVSFINAVSGLPARIKIIWRPHSLESVEYYIVERNEYKSSAWEEVGKVKGRLNAEYIDKDIRDNAVYRYRVKVKTVDGVLSKPSDTVEASSKPLPKGISGVKATSDLPKKIILTWNASTTSDFSYYKIYRSPTSSMFYSYYGKTQNTEFEDLVSDNGKTYYYRVVAVDVDGLESKQDGSIAGMTLPALNAPSVRSAKYDGSSVVISWGGDDNAIKYSITKEFEVSGKTKKQNFTGIFESNFSDQDVVRGVEYKYNIIAIDKYGIASKPSDSVVIVIPKD, from the coding sequence ATGAAAAAATTACTTTTGATAACATCGTTAATGGCTTTGAGTCTTGTAATCGGTGGATGCACAAAGACAGTTGAAACGCCTAAAGAACCCGTCGTCGATACATCTTTGCCTCATATAGAGGGAATTCGTACACTCCCAGGTGCCACGGAAGTTGGTTTTGAGTGGACGCCTATTTACAGTGCGCAAATAGAAGGGTACTACTTATATCGTATGGAGGGCAATAGCATGAAAAAAATTGCCACCATTAAAGACAGGTATGTATCACACTATGTTGATACAAAATTAAGACCCAATTCAACGTATAGTTATCAGATGAGTACATACTCAGCTGAGAAACATGAATCTGCTCTAAGTTCTATGGCAAGTGTGACAACAACAGCGCTTGTTGCCAATACACCAACAACAGGTGCCATTGATTCTGTTTCATTTATTAACGCCGTTTCAGGGCTTCCAGCTCGTATCAAAATCATTTGGCGACCACATTCTCTGGAGAGCGTAGAGTATTATATTGTTGAGCGTAATGAATATAAATCAAGTGCATGGGAAGAAGTTGGTAAAGTCAAAGGTAGATTAAATGCAGAGTACATTGATAAAGACATTAGAGATAATGCTGTTTATCGTTACCGTGTGAAAGTCAAAACTGTTGATGGTGTTCTCTCCAAACCAAGCGATACGGTTGAAGCATCTTCAAAGCCACTACCTAAGGGAATTTCAGGTGTAAAAGCAACGTCTGATCTACCTAAAAAAATTATTTTAACGTGGAATGCTTCAACGACAAGTGATTTTTCTTATTATAAAATTTACCGTTCTCCAACATCAAGTATGTTTTATAGCTATTATGGCAAAACGCAAAATACTGAATTTGAAGACCTTGTCAGTGATAATGGCAAAACGTACTATTACCGTGTGGTTGCTGTTGATGTTGATGGTCTTGAATCAAAACAAGATGGCTCAATTGCAGGTATGACATTGCCAGCACTTAACGCCCCTTCTGTACGTTCTGCCAAATACGATGGTAGTTCTGTTGTTATTTCATGGGGTGGGGATGATAATGCCATTAAGTACAGCATTACTAAAGAATTTGAAGTCTCCGGTAAAACTAAAAAACAAAATTTTACAGGCATCTTTGAGAGCAATTTCAGTGACCAAGACGTTGTTCGCGGCGTAGAATACAAATACAATATTATTGCAATTGACAAATACGGTATTGCTTCAAAACCTTCTGATAGCGTAGTTATCGTGATTCCTAAGGATTAA
- a CDS encoding DNA-directed RNA polymerase subunit omega — protein sequence MQRTEEITAKALALVGQDRYKLVMLVSKRADQLSNGAEPLVKADKNKQKFTDIALLEIAEGKVKLESITDL from the coding sequence ATGCAAAGAACAGAAGAAATTACAGCTAAAGCACTCGCACTTGTTGGACAAGATCGTTATAAATTGGTTATGCTTGTTTCAAAAAGAGCAGATCAATTATCAAATGGTGCAGAACCATTGGTAAAAGCGGATAAAAACAAACAAAAGTTTACAGACATTGCACTTCTTGAAATTGCAGAAGGCAAAGTAAAATTAGAATCAATTACTGATTTATAA
- a CDS encoding FtsW/RodA/SpoVE family cell cycle protein, which translates to MFQIDRRILTHFDFLIPMLVLPIIVLSYFLISEANVMLANKQIVYYTVGVITFLFFFIIPIKKIEWVIPFFYWVTIILLVSVDFFGIAKLGARRWLEIPFVHFTIQPSEIFKPAFILMLAYLIKHNPPEENGYGWKSFFKLSFYIVLPFILVAKEPDLGTAMILVLLGYGTLFVIGVHKKIWITLAILVGICSPIMYNNLHDYQKQRITDFISEKPSYHVKQSIIAIGSGGLTGKERSEATQTHYKFLPIATSDFIFAYTVERLGFWGALGLIVCYALLVMHLLSLNFILKEDYFARVITSGISLLIFFYMSINIAMTIGLAPVVGVPLPFYSYGGSSFITFFALFGILENLLAFRFDPTYRSIKYSL; encoded by the coding sequence GTGTTTCAAATTGATAGGCGCATCTTAACACATTTTGATTTTTTAATTCCTATGCTTGTACTGCCTATCATTGTTCTTTCTTATTTTCTGATCTCTGAAGCAAATGTCATGCTTGCCAATAAACAGATTGTCTATTATACCGTTGGCGTTATCACATTTCTTTTCTTTTTCATTATACCCATTAAAAAAATAGAGTGGGTCATCCCTTTTTTTTATTGGGTGACGATTATTTTGCTGGTGAGTGTCGATTTCTTTGGTATCGCAAAACTAGGTGCTAGGCGTTGGCTTGAAATCCCATTTGTACATTTCACGATTCAGCCCTCAGAGATTTTTAAACCTGCTTTTATTTTGATGCTTGCCTATCTCATCAAGCACAATCCTCCCGAAGAGAATGGTTATGGATGGAAATCTTTTTTTAAACTAAGCTTCTACATTGTATTGCCATTTATTTTAGTCGCTAAAGAGCCCGATCTTGGAACTGCTATGATTTTAGTTCTCTTAGGCTATGGCACACTTTTTGTCATCGGTGTTCACAAAAAAATATGGATTACGTTAGCAATCCTTGTGGGAATTTGCAGCCCTATTATGTACAATAATTTGCATGACTATCAAAAACAGCGTATTACGGATTTTATCTCTGAAAAACCAAGTTATCATGTTAAGCAGTCTATTATTGCTATTGGATCTGGCGGGCTTACGGGAAAAGAGCGTAGTGAAGCAACGCAAACACATTACAAATTTTTACCCATTGCTACGAGTGATTTTATCTTTGCTTATACCGTTGAACGCCTTGGCTTTTGGGGTGCATTAGGACTCATTGTCTGTTATGCCCTTTTGGTCATGCATCTGTTAAGCCTCAACTTTATCCTCAAAGAGGACTACTTTGCAAGAGTCATCACTAGCGGTATCTCTTTGCTTATTTTCTTTTATATGAGCATTAACATTGCCATGACGATTGGTCTTGCTCCTGTGGTAGGTGTCCCTTTGCCTTTTTATAGCTATGGAGGCAGTAGTTTTATCACTTTTTTTGCACTTTTTGGAATTTTAGAGAACTTGTTAGCCTTTCGATTTGATCCAACCTATCGTTCCATCAAATATTCGCTCTAA
- a CDS encoding cell division ATP-binding protein FtsE, with protein MEYVIKANGLNISYGRDEPIITDASMLIKSQEFVFITGKSGSGKSTIIKSLYGELFPNRGDLNVCGVDFKNISSSKLNLLRRYLGVVFQDYKLIDEWTVEQNVMLPLIIGGFSKSVCIKQAHKLLKHVKLLHKINKYPYELSGGEQQRVAMARALAHNPVLILADEPTGNLDSYSSEVIWNLLKGAKEHLGTTVLVVTHNIPSTLGIDYKHYFLEGGVLHEVN; from the coding sequence ATGGAATATGTGATTAAAGCCAATGGCTTAAATATTAGCTATGGCAGAGATGAGCCGATCATCACCGATGCAAGTATGCTCATTAAATCGCAAGAATTTGTTTTTATCACGGGTAAAAGTGGTAGTGGAAAATCAACGATTATCAAATCTCTCTACGGCGAGCTTTTCCCAAACCGTGGGGACCTTAATGTGTGCGGTGTAGATTTTAAAAATATTAGCAGTTCCAAGCTCAATCTTCTAAGACGCTATTTGGGCGTGGTATTTCAAGATTATAAACTTATTGATGAGTGGACGGTCGAACAAAATGTTATGTTGCCTCTCATTATTGGTGGATTTTCAAAAAGTGTCTGTATTAAGCAAGCACACAAACTTTTGAAACATGTCAAATTGTTGCATAAAATCAATAAATACCCTTATGAACTCAGCGGTGGTGAACAACAACGTGTAGCGATGGCAAGAGCTCTTGCTCATAATCCCGTCTTAATTTTAGCAGATGAGCCTACAGGTAATCTTGATAGTTATTCCAGTGAAGTTATTTGGAATCTACTCAAAGGGGCAAAAGAACACTTGGGCACAACCGTTTTAGTCGTAACCCATAATATTCCCTCAACATTAGGCATTGATTATAAACACTATTTTTTAGAAGGTGGCGTTTTGCATGAGGTCAATTAG
- a CDS encoding RelA/SpoT family protein, producing the protein MEELVEIVKECKRSDKAVELLYKYIKPTPNIEKAVAFTIAKHQGQYRKSGEEYVIHPILVCVFVAYLGGDESMIVAGLLHDVVEDTSCSTEEIKVMFGEEVGHLVDGLTKIVEIRDVELIPSSSNDKLVASALTFRKMLIASIRDVRVLVVKLCDRLHNMLTLAALDPIKQRRIAEETLVVYAPIAHRLGISSIKNLLEDFSFYYVMPNEYNKIDGYITEHGQQLQLRLNHFISKIKNHMLKEGFIESDFTIQKRVKHYYSIYLKMQRKGVTIEEVLDLLAIRIIVRTPIDCYRALGIVHQHFKPLISRFKDYIAIPKENGYQTIHTTVFDDKSIVESQIRTYDMNKTAEYGVAAHWKYKSGGLNPKLDWLNELNNQNEEIENIEDFYAIAKDNLYSEDIAVFSPKGDIFTLPRGATVLDFAYEVHTEVGTYADEAYVNKQKVPLLSELKNGDIVKIVTSKEPKYRCSWINSVKTGKAKSTIQSNCRQKIKEINHKVAIKILSHVFGVAENKIDAWVEQEHASKRIFKLATDSIYLQEAANTLKLYAMQDTLLFPLLKKDRYHIKKQKFENIVIYSNHHISNVYFDYCCHPKRGDDIVGFKKGNDVFVHHKLCERAATLMEENEPMVFVKWTKEAPDRYKLIVSLENKKGSLAAFLAYLAKMQINLVTIELGKSEDEGHADYFEMILELPDKNISAVRENLKGKYRVIELVSVNDAYK; encoded by the coding sequence TTGGAAGAGTTAGTCGAAATTGTTAAAGAGTGTAAGCGCTCTGATAAAGCGGTTGAACTCTTATACAAATACATCAAGCCAACACCAAATATAGAAAAAGCTGTTGCCTTTACGATTGCCAAACATCAAGGGCAGTATCGTAAAAGCGGTGAAGAGTATGTCATTCATCCTATCTTGGTGTGCGTTTTTGTCGCATACTTGGGTGGTGATGAATCGATGATCGTCGCTGGATTATTACACGATGTTGTCGAAGATACTTCGTGTTCCACCGAAGAAATCAAAGTTATGTTTGGTGAAGAAGTAGGGCATTTGGTCGACGGTTTGACGAAGATTGTAGAGATACGTGATGTTGAACTGATTCCTTCCTCTTCCAATGATAAATTAGTCGCTTCCGCTCTTACCTTTCGTAAGATGCTTATTGCTTCTATTCGTGATGTACGTGTTTTAGTCGTCAAGTTGTGTGATCGTTTGCATAATATGCTTACTCTTGCCGCACTTGATCCTATCAAACAGCGACGCATTGCGGAAGAGACATTGGTTGTTTATGCCCCCATTGCCCATCGTTTGGGTATCTCTTCCATTAAAAATCTTTTAGAAGATTTTAGTTTTTACTATGTGATGCCTAATGAGTATAATAAAATCGATGGGTATATTACAGAACATGGTCAACAGCTTCAACTGCGCCTCAACCATTTTATCTCCAAAATTAAAAATCACATGCTCAAAGAAGGTTTTATTGAGAGTGATTTCACGATTCAAAAACGGGTAAAGCACTACTATTCTATTTATCTTAAAATGCAACGTAAAGGCGTTACTATTGAAGAGGTGCTTGATCTTTTAGCGATTCGTATCATTGTTAGAACGCCTATTGATTGTTACCGTGCTCTTGGTATTGTTCACCAGCATTTTAAGCCTCTGATTTCACGTTTTAAAGATTACATTGCCATTCCCAAAGAGAATGGTTACCAAACCATTCATACAACCGTCTTTGACGATAAATCGATCGTTGAGTCACAGATTAGAACCTATGATATGAACAAAACGGCAGAGTATGGTGTTGCCGCGCATTGGAAATATAAATCAGGTGGGCTCAATCCTAAACTTGATTGGCTCAATGAGCTTAATAACCAAAATGAAGAGATTGAAAATATCGAAGACTTTTATGCCATCGCTAAAGATAATCTTTACAGCGAAGATATCGCAGTATTTTCTCCAAAGGGCGATATTTTTACATTGCCTCGTGGTGCAACGGTTTTAGATTTTGCTTATGAAGTGCATACTGAGGTTGGAACGTATGCGGATGAGGCGTATGTGAACAAGCAAAAAGTACCGCTTTTAAGTGAGTTGAAAAACGGTGATATCGTTAAAATTGTCACTTCAAAAGAGCCAAAATACCGTTGTAGTTGGATCAATAGCGTTAAAACTGGAAAAGCAAAAAGCACCATTCAATCCAATTGCCGCCAAAAGATAAAAGAGATCAACCATAAAGTTGCAATTAAAATTTTGTCACATGTGTTTGGTGTTGCTGAAAATAAAATAGACGCGTGGGTTGAGCAAGAACATGCGAGTAAAAGAATTTTTAAATTGGCAACGGATTCTATTTATCTTCAAGAAGCTGCTAATACGTTAAAGCTTTATGCTATGCAAGATACGTTGCTTTTTCCATTGCTTAAAAAAGATCGTTATCATATTAAAAAACAAAAATTTGAAAATATCGTCATCTACTCCAATCACCACATTTCAAATGTCTATTTTGACTACTGTTGTCATCCTAAAAGGGGCGATGATATTGTAGGTTTTAAAAAGGGCAATGATGTGTTTGTTCATCATAAGCTTTGCGAGCGAGCTGCTACGTTGATGGAAGAGAATGAACCTATGGTCTTTGTCAAGTGGACAAAAGAAGCGCCAGATCGTTACAAACTCATTGTTAGCCTTGAGAACAAAAAGGGCTCTTTAGCCGCCTTTTTAGCTTATTTGGCTAAAATGCAGATCAATCTGGTGACTATAGAGCTTGGAAAGTCCGAAGATGAGGGACATGCTGACTATTTTGAGATGATCTTGGAATTGCCTGATAAAAACATCAGTGCGGTACGTGAAAATCTTAAAGGAAAATACCGCGTGATCGAATTGGTTTCGGTCAATGATGCT
- a CDS encoding RluA family pseudouridine synthase, translating to MEFTCKESKRLDAAMSEALELPRNQVEKLIKNVGVFVDGKRIHKCSFKLNEGNVVSYEFVQADESPSSYEINFDVPILYEDDDLLVINKPPFLTVHGAPSVKEATLVDWLKFKGINLSTISGEERHGIVHRIDKETSGALVIAKNNEAHLSLSSQLEDKSMGRYYLAIIDLPLKDNIVVELPIGRSANNRLKMDVMRDGRMAKSAFAKLLTSRDGKKELIAAKLFTGRTHQIRVHLASLSRHILGDSLYGFKSQNGTIPRVMLHAYILYLKHPKTGQLLQITAPTWDDFDVCLIHHFSKEEVHEKITFDNIVNGFESCNRWMHKDS from the coding sequence ATGGAGTTTACATGTAAAGAGTCAAAAAGGCTGGATGCCGCTATGAGTGAAGCTCTAGAATTGCCGCGCAATCAAGTCGAAAAACTCATTAAAAACGTAGGTGTGTTTGTGGATGGAAAGCGCATCCATAAATGTAGTTTCAAGCTGAATGAAGGCAATGTCGTCAGTTATGAATTTGTACAAGCGGATGAAAGTCCTAGTAGTTATGAAATCAATTTTGACGTGCCAATATTATACGAAGATGACGATCTTTTGGTGATTAATAAACCTCCTTTTTTAACGGTTCATGGCGCACCCAGTGTCAAAGAAGCAACACTGGTGGATTGGCTGAAATTTAAAGGTATCAATCTCTCAACCATTAGCGGAGAAGAGCGTCATGGTATCGTGCATCGTATCGATAAAGAGACGAGTGGGGCACTGGTTATTGCTAAAAATAATGAGGCACACTTAAGCCTCTCTTCGCAATTGGAAGATAAAAGTATGGGAAGGTATTATCTTGCCATTATTGATTTGCCACTCAAAGACAATATCGTTGTGGAATTGCCGATTGGTCGAAGTGCTAACAACCGTTTAAAAATGGATGTTATGAGAGATGGAAGAATGGCAAAAAGTGCTTTTGCAAAGCTCTTAACATCACGTGATGGCAAAAAAGAGTTGATTGCGGCAAAACTTTTTACGGGGCGAACACATCAGATTAGAGTGCATCTAGCTTCCCTCTCTCGCCATATCTTGGGCGATAGTTTATACGGCTTTAAGAGCCAAAATGGTACAATACCAAGAGTTATGTTACATGCTTATATCTTGTATTTAAAGCATCCTAAAACAGGACAATTATTGCAAATAACTGCCCCAACATGGGATGATTTTGATGTTTGTTTAATACACCATTTCAGTAAGGAAGAGGTACATGAAAAAATTACTTTTGATAACATCGTTAATGGCTTTGAGTCTTGTAATCGGTGGATGCACAAAGACAGTTGA
- a CDS encoding FtsX-like permease family protein, with protein sequence MRSISSHFSIMISVFVLLFSFQFTNVIKSIVNDYATKIVNDYAIVVVSSAELKEEELKKQIPEIESLSEISSKKILDRLKNDMSSKNLALLQVALPKFYSLKLESIPNKKRVEAIKQKLLGISSITRIETFAKTHEKMFKMFLLLQAMVYIFAFFVAFVAVLLIFKQIRIWTYEHNRRMSIMTLFGASFFMKSAMLYRMTLVDSLISSIAVCAIYTIAPKITIVKEFAAELDIMLPEFNLLIEGGMLIGSSILFALIAVTIVSRKIGRV encoded by the coding sequence ATGAGGTCAATTAGTAGCCATTTTTCAATTATGATTTCGGTCTTTGTTCTACTCTTTTCATTTCAGTTTACCAATGTTATTAAGAGTATTGTCAATGATTATGCGACTAAAATTGTGAATGATTATGCCATTGTCGTTGTCTCTTCGGCCGAACTTAAAGAAGAAGAATTGAAAAAACAGATTCCAGAGATTGAGAGTTTGTCTGAGATTAGCAGTAAAAAGATTTTGGATCGTCTAAAAAACGATATGTCTTCTAAAAACTTAGCTCTTTTACAAGTAGCACTCCCTAAATTCTACTCTTTAAAGCTCGAATCTATTCCGAATAAAAAAAGAGTGGAAGCGATTAAACAGAAACTTTTAGGCATAAGTTCCATAACACGGATAGAAACATTTGCTAAAACGCATGAAAAGATGTTTAAAATGTTTTTACTGTTGCAAGCGATGGTCTATATTTTTGCCTTCTTTGTGGCATTTGTAGCCGTACTTTTAATTTTCAAACAGATTCGTATTTGGACGTATGAGCACAATAGAAGAATGTCTATTATGACACTTTTTGGTGCCTCATTTTTTATGAAAAGTGCAATGCTATATCGCATGACATTGGTTGATTCACTCATAAGCTCCATTGCCGTATGCGCCATTTATACCATAGCGCCAAAAATAACTATTGTTAAAGAGTTTGCCGCAGAGCTGGATATTATGCTCCCTGAGTTTAATCTTCTTATCGAAGGAGGCATGCTCATAGGCTCTTCTATTTTATTTGCGTTGATTGCTGTTACGATTGTTTCTCGTAAGATTGGACGTGTATGA
- a CDS encoding murein hydrolase activator EnvC family protein, translating into MRLWLLSVAVLMPLMVVAAPNNTTQKIDEKSKTLQEKLQTEKQIHGKLQDIANEIVNEEKDIEKIKDKIEDLSKNINESQETVSRKNEYLDKLTKDTQQLSSQKKDLEQKIIKIIAEDFSFYLVSDSDYLDNEDGILVDEVLQKMDTIMRKEFGKLATDYKQINDQIYSQSQEIKNIHGEIQSAKSKKDELIALEKKRESSILALNTKKEGYKKQLDDIQKERDEIRTTLEQLKIIKVQEESKLLAEKNAAKRDKGPTTVGAGDNSIRQIGSSYQNSNVKKYVGERTIAPLDGYSVKRKFGDYVDPIYKIKIFNESVVLASSSPDATVKSVLNGKVIFAKDTASMEKVVIIENGDEIHTIYAHLSKIAPTIQVGQKIKKGYVIGRVDNDLTFEVTQKNFHIDPLELIAK; encoded by the coding sequence ATGAGACTATGGCTATTAAGTGTGGCAGTGCTTATGCCACTTATGGTGGTTGCCGCACCTAACAATACAACACAAAAAATTGATGAAAAATCAAAGACGTTACAAGAAAAACTTCAAACCGAAAAACAGATTCATGGCAAACTTCAAGATATAGCCAATGAAATTGTTAATGAAGAGAAAGATATTGAAAAAATCAAAGATAAGATTGAAGATTTAAGTAAAAACATCAATGAATCTCAAGAAACGGTATCGCGTAAAAATGAGTACCTTGATAAATTAACCAAAGATACGCAACAGCTCTCTTCTCAAAAGAAAGATTTAGAACAGAAAATCATTAAAATTATTGCGGAAGATTTCTCCTTTTATTTAGTTTCCGATAGCGATTATTTGGACAATGAAGATGGTATATTGGTCGATGAAGTGCTCCAGAAAATGGATACTATTATGCGTAAAGAGTTTGGAAAATTAGCGACTGATTACAAACAAATCAATGACCAAATCTACTCTCAAAGTCAAGAGATTAAAAATATTCATGGCGAAATTCAAAGTGCTAAAAGCAAAAAAGATGAATTGATCGCCTTAGAAAAGAAGCGAGAAAGCTCTATTCTAGCGCTTAATACAAAAAAAGAGGGCTATAAAAAGCAATTAGATGACATTCAAAAAGAACGCGATGAAATTCGTACAACCCTTGAACAACTCAAAATTATTAAAGTGCAAGAGGAGAGTAAACTCTTAGCGGAAAAAAATGCTGCCAAAAGAGACAAAGGTCCTACCACTGTTGGGGCAGGCGATAATAGCATCAGACAAATTGGCTCTTCCTATCAAAACAGCAATGTTAAAAAATACGTAGGAGAGAGAACGATCGCTCCACTGGATGGGTATAGTGTTAAACGTAAATTTGGTGATTATGTTGATCCGATTTATAAAATTAAAATTTTCAATGAATCGGTTGTTTTAGCATCTTCATCCCCTGATGCTACGGTGAAAAGTGTTTTGAATGGCAAGGTCATTTTTGCCAAAGATACAGCGTCTATGGAAAAAGTGGTGATTATCGAAAATGGCGACGAAATCCACACCATTTATGCCCATCTCTCTAAGATTGCACCGACAATCCAAGTCGGTCAAAAAATCAAAAAAGGATACGTCATTGGTCGTGTTGATAATGATCTAACCTTTGAAGTAACGCAGAAGAATTTCCATATTGACCCCTTAGAGCTGATTGCAAAGTAA